In one Takifugu flavidus isolate HTHZ2018 chromosome 9, ASM371156v2, whole genome shotgun sequence genomic region, the following are encoded:
- the LOC130531898 gene encoding LOW QUALITY PROTEIN: trichohyalin-like (The sequence of the model RefSeq protein was modified relative to this genomic sequence to represent the inferred CDS: substituted 2 bases at 2 genomic stop codons), with translation MANGSSSVTSVTDANLDSDLDSCSNRVKVLGLNNISAVPLKATNSVRIREVEGPGKTLLLRLPLTPTSMQHSXRLDQRLHELXEEIRNLTEEKGQVEQVWRERLQRCEGQLKAKEDEMTSQSQYFQTLKTQLQQRLNQALDREQSLQRRIFALEKQLLDMTVSAATGTAAISAVRITANTISARWEAQERLPSTRGEGEGEEERKEDCRKQQQLSVGTKSEGREGNDVMTGDEVQPERASDREKDSNEARLQGFILSLQEDLRVLLEREDHSVTVQRGLMEQLQEAQENNQHLSCQVKELKAQVTHLKLSESSLIEESKELREENHRLEQILRDVDDQTHHPGTSRPPDTCARRHSSEYCSREVTSAKELLDSAVPPSHQQASAESTKTTKADHPSAKSASPLKNDLLSPGCLSSKTNPSLQPLSVTTEILDEFKMSSWCFKRNMNLKEYSSEESDALWEAYRDMGLMEDHEETQGQRESAQKAVKYKQLYMMEKENTPESLREEPEDEEVDLEQRTLKDGLVYALNQENRALANRIQELLTHIKVREEEINVEKTELEGRISTLEVDIVRLEQENQEQGCLVTELTKKTEDDLNIIMELQQKVAEGEQIFQEPWGSQPESGSTSTVSECFQWSSRKEAAEMMSKQQPHTSAAASPPVYHQENDFKPQQNSPSVNLLTTLTHSLQMEKEELSNSINSLRDQRKEVALSIQTQTEVKQQLTRTVWGLKEEKDRISKFLDGLKQEREQLTRTVRGLKNERDQHIRSTGGATEEKEQLIKVVFDLKMEKENLLESLSCRKEESDQIMCLIQSSKTEWDQLNQAVFSLRQEKDELTNTLKCLKEQRDEEKSHYASEEEHVKLMKLVSTLREEKERAELAISRLKQEDNQVQLLQGQREERSGQKGAQTSQTPTEGRRQQLNLNPQSFEPSAQSCQANRHSGTSIQEQIDLLGEREALELELKRSKDKLDSSYSDSQRLQRELCHSETKREEAETKAARASDEVRRLEEVVSRMENDRKENEILMKQVTELHSKMRTLLREKKEALSLKTNIQEQYNTLRAELKAKTVALEELNLEYINLKQAQGSKDDPNPLYVSLKTQYGTIKAKYEALLKMRNQMDLDMAPLKAKLSCLVMKCQQRNNLLAQMMKAMHRHGCVDFTLTQQAEGLLRDDVLQEYSSTFTSDQKSQDCGNEAVSEFLNHTKNLTHDIGSKPSAMPNQNASVNQPVNPLEEHGGIQATLPPVALGLNEDLGTTEPSLSVNGPLQEAGGHKTSTFHHPETEGKSSPETDSLHRSSQCPGGPSASTCVLPSRRLSSPEKIIDLHEQLQKTLISSPQVLCTPDFSHSVKRLQTPVSRGRGEEPRKYLCFSARADLKPRGRNLTSSASQTKSVTLSAAPSRPNKSPKFNNADAFCSADKFKTNNPEFHTETPELHLTLESTKSSDTPETTASDTAATENHYSGTHSKSYGAAPERWRPLFAATCTPEKSNSSERKSSGAMEKPKTIRPKPETPAQVHSVEVIKTVGQNSLMIAWERPPLDELGCSNGTFVYGYRVFVNRDFYKSVLSSACTKCVLEDLDLSAPVCISVQTLGSNGLRSDGVHTMYRADKPGVTVS, from the exons ATGGCTAATGGAAGCAGTTCTGTTACCTCTGTAACAGACGCTAACCTGGACTCGGACCTGGATTCTTGTAGTAACAGAGTGAAGGTGCTGGGGCTGAATAACATTTCAGCTGTTCCTTTGAAAGCTACCAACAG TGTTAGGATCAGAGAGGTGGAAGGACCAGGGAAGACTCTGCTGCTACGGTTGCCTCTGACTCCCACCTCCATGCAGCACTCCTAGAGGCTGGACCAGAGACTCCACGAGCTCTGAGAAG AAATTAGAAACTTA ACAGAGGAGAAAGGGCAAGTTGAGCAGGTTTGGAGGGAACGACTGCAGCGTTGTGAAGGGCAGTTGAAGGCCAAAGAGGACGAGATGACTTCTCAGTCTCAGTACTTTCAGACCCTCAAAACCCAACTGCAGCAGAGGCTTAACCAGGCCTTGGACAGAGAGCAGAGTCTACAGAGGCGCATCTTTGCTTTAGAAaagcagctactggacatgaCTGTGAGTGCAGCCACGGGTACAGCTGCAATCAGCGCAGTCCGAATCACTGCAAATACAATATCAGCACGGTGGGAAGCTCAAGAGAGGCTCCCTTCTACaagaggtgagggtgagggagaagaggagagaaaagaggattgCAGGAAGCAACAACAGCTGAGTGTGGGAACCAAGAGTGAAGGCCGGGAGGGTAACGATGTAATGACAGGAGATGAGGTACAACCTGAAAGAGCCTCTGACAGAGAGAAGGATTCAAATGAAGCCAGGCTGCAAGGATTCATCCTGAGTCTGCAGGAGGATCTCAGGGTGCTCCTGGAGAGGGAGGATCACAGTGTAACGGTGCAGAGGGGACTGATGGAGCAACTGCAGGAGGCTCAGGAGAACAACCAGCACTTGAGCTGCCAAGTGAAGGAGTTGAAGGCACAGGTGACCCACCTGAAGCTGTCTGAAAGCTCTTTGATTGAAGAGTCTAAAGAGCTGAGAGAGGAGAACCACAGACTTGAGCAGATACTCAGGGATGTAGATGATCAAACTCACCACCCTGGGACCAGCAGACCTCCAGATACCTGTGCCAGAAGACATTCCTCAGAGTACTGCTCAAGAGAA GTCACTTCAGCGAAGGAGCTTCTTGACAGTGCAGTTCCACCATCTCACCAGCAGGCTTCAGCAGAGAGCACAAAAACCACGAAGGCGGATCACCCATCTGCCAAATCAGCATCTCCACTGAAGAACGACCTTCTAAGCCCTGGCTGTCTCTCCTCCAAGACCAATCCCAGCCTACAGCCTCTTTCAGTGACTACAGAGATTCTAGatgaatttaaaatgagctCATGGTGCTTTAAAAGGAATATGAACTTAAAGGAATACTCAAGTGAGGAGTCAGATGCCCTGTGGGAAGCCTACAGGGACATGGGGTTAATGGAGGATCATGAAGAAACTCAAGGACAACGCGAGAGCGCACAAAAGGCTGTCAAGTACAAGCAGCTGTATATGATGGAGAAAGAAAATACTCCTGAATCTCTCAGGGAGGAGCCAGAAGATGAGGAGGTGGACCTGGAGCAGAGAACATTAAAG GATGGTCTCGTATACGCTCTGAATCAGGAGAACAGAGCCTTGGCGAACCGTATCCAGGAGCTTTTGACACACATTAAGGTCAGGGAAGAAGAGATCAACGTAGAGAAAACGGAGCTGGAGGGGCGTATTAGCACGCTAGAGGTGGATATAGTCAGGTTAGAGCAAGAGAATCAGGAACAAGGCTGTCTGGTAACTGAACTCACAAAAAAGACTGAGGATGATCTCAATATTATCATGGAGCTTCAGCAAAAGGTAGCAGAGGGGGAACAGATCTTTCAAGAACCTTGGGGATCTCAACCAGAAAGTGGAAGCACTTCCACAGTTTCAGAATGTTTTCAGTGGAGTAGCAGAAAAGAAGCTGCTGAAATGATGTCAAAGCAACAGCCACAtacttcagctgcagcttcaccgCCTGTGTATCACCAGGAAAATGACTTCAAGCCACAACAGAACAGTCCCAGTGTTAATTTACTGACGACTTTGACCCACAGTCTTcagatggaaaaagaggagcTGTCCAACAGCATCAATTCTCTCAGAGACCAGCGTAAAGAAGTAGCTCTGTCTATCCAGACCCAGACAGAAGTGAAACAGCAGCTAACTCGGACAGTTTGGGGActtaaagaagagaaagataGGATCTCTAAATTTCTGGATGGTCTAAaacaagagagagagcagcttaCCAGGACTGTCCGGGGTCTGAAAAATGAGAGGGACCAGCATATAAGGTCTACCGGTGGCGCGACAGAGGAAAAGGAGCAGCTAATTAAGGTTGTATTTgatctgaaaatggaaaaagagaaCCTGTTAGAGTCCCTCTCCTGtagaaaagaagagagtgaTCAAATTATGTGCCTAATACAGAGTTCCAAGACAGAATGGGACCAATTAAATCAGGCAGTGTTCTCTTTGAGACAAGAGAAGGATGAACTAACTAACACCCTGAAGTGTCTGAAGGAACAGAGAGATGAGGAAAAATCGCATTACGCTTCAGAAGAAGAGCATGTCAAGTTAATGAAATTAGTTAGCACGttgagggaagagaaggaaagagctGAACTTGCAATCAGTCGTTTAAAACAGGAAGATAATCAGGTACAGTTGCTccagggacaaagagaggaaagaagtggACAAAAAGGTGCTCAAACCAGCCAAACAccgactgaagggaggagacagCAGCTGAATCTGAATCCACAGAGCTTCGAACCAAGTGCACAGTCCTGTCAAGCAAATAGACACAGTGGAACCAGCATACAG gagcagaTCGATCTATTGGGGGAGAGAGAAGCTCTGGAATTGGAACTAAAGCGGTCAAAAGATAAACTGGATTCAAGCTATTCAGAT AGccagaggctgcagagggaACTGTGTCATTCAGAAACCaagagggaggaagcagagacgaAAGCAGCCCGAGCATCCGACGAGgtcaggaggctggaggaggtcgTCAGTAGGATGGAAAACGACAGAAAGGAGAACGAGATATTAATGAAACAG GTGACAGAGTTGCACAGCAAGATGAGGACCCTGCTCAGGGAGAAGAAGGAAGCTCTGTCACTAAAGACAAACATCCAAGAGCAATACAACACCCTTAGAGCTGAACTCAAAGCTAAG ACAGTTGCTCTGGAGGAACTAAACTTGGAATATATAAATCTGAAACAAGCACAGGGGAGCAAGGATGATCCGAACCCTCTCTACGTCTCACTCAAAACACAATACGGCACCATCAAGGCCAAA TATGAGGCACTCCTGAAAATGAGGAACCAGATGGATTTGGATATGGCTCCACTGAAG GCCAAGCTGTCGTGCCTGGTGATGAAGTGCCAGCAGAGGAACAACTTGTTGGCTCAAATGATGAAGGCCATGCACAGACATGGCTGTGTGGacttcacactcacacagcaggCTGAGGGGCTGCTCCGTGACGATGTCCTGCAGGAGTACTCCAGCACATTCACGTCAGATCAAAAGAGCCAGGACTGCGGCAATGAAGCTGTATCGGAGTTCCTGAATCACACCAAAAATCTCACACATGATATTGGATCAAAACCTTCAGCAATGCCAAACCAAAATGCCAGCGTAAATCAACCAGTTAATCCATTGGAAGAGCATGGCGGTATCCAGGCAACGCTGCCACCTGTTGCTCTGGGACTGAATGAGGATTTGGGCACCACAGAG CCTTCACTCTCTGTTAACGGACCACTCCAGGAAGCCGGTGGACACAAGACCTCTACATTCCATCATCCAGAGACTGAAGGGAAGTCCTCCCCAGAGACGGACAGTTTACATAGATCCTCCCAGTGTCCTGGTGGACCCTCAGCCAGCACTTGTGTCCTTCCAAGCAGGAGGCTCAGCAGCCCCGAGAAGATTATAGACCTACACGAGCAACTGCAGAAGACTCTAATAAGCAGTCCTCAGGTGCTCTGCACTCCAGATTTTTCCCATTCAGTGAAACGACTCCAGACTCCAGTGAgcaggggaagaggagaggaacccAGGAAATATCTCTGCTTTTCAGCTCGTGCTGATCTCAAACCAAGGGGGAGGAACCTCACTTCCAGTGCATCACAGACAAAGTCTGTCACACTGTCAGCTGCCCCAAGTCGACCTAACAAATCACCGAAATTTAATAATGCAGATGCCTTTTGCTCTGCAGATAAGTTTAAAACCAACAACCCTGAATTTCATACTGAAACTCCAGAGCTCCATCTTACTTTGGAGTCCACTAAGTCTTCTGACACTCCAGAAACCACTGCCTCAGACACAGCTGCCACAGAGAACCACTACTCTGGCACACATTCTAAAAGTTATGGTGCTGCACCCGAGCGCTGGAGACCTTTATTTGCTGCAACCTGCACTCCTGAGAAGTCAAACTCTTCTGAAAGAAAATCCTCTGGAGCTATGGAAAAACCCAAGACAATAAGACCCAAACCAG AAACTCCAGCTCAGGTTCATTCTGTGGAAGTCATCAAAACAGTGGGCCAGAACAGCCTCATGATCGCCTGGGAGAGGCCGCCGCTGGACGAGCTGGGCTGCAGTAACGGCACATTTGTGTATGGATACAGG GTATTTGTCAATAGAGACTTCTACAAATCTGTCCTGAGCTCTGCCTGCACCAAG TGTGTTCTGGAGGATCTGGACCTGAGCGCCCCAGTCTGCATAAGTGTCCAAACTCTTGGTTCTAATGGTCTCAGGTCagatggcgtccacactatgtACAGGGCAGACAAGCCTGGCGTCACTGTGTCCTGA